One Persicobacter psychrovividus DNA window includes the following coding sequences:
- the atpC gene encoding ATP synthase F1 subunit epsilon, whose product MYLEIVTPDRKVFEGEVSAATFPGTNGAFQVLSNHAPLISTLAKGPLKYIVNDKESIIIVDGGVVEVLENKIIVLAEAVEDAE is encoded by the coding sequence ATATACTTGGAAATCGTAACACCAGACCGTAAGGTTTTTGAAGGTGAAGTATCTGCGGCTACTTTCCCAGGAACCAATGGCGCATTTCAAGTACTTTCAAATCACGCCCCTTTAATCTCTACCTTGGCAAAAGGTCCATTGAAGTACATCGTTAATGATAAAGAATCTATTATCATAGTTGACGGTGGTGTAGTAGAAGTACTCGAAAACAAGATTATTGTGTTAGCAGAAGCTGTAGAGGACGCAGAGTAA
- the trkA gene encoding Trk system potassium transporter TrkA, whose amino-acid sequence MHIVIAGAGEVGFHLAKQLAHEQKDIVIIDTDKERLQYVSNQLDVATIEGNSIYYDVLKDAEVAKADLLIAVTPAEETNLATCMIGKKLGAQRTVARINNVDFLSHRQREDLRSLGIDELISPESLAAREIKRLLREAALTDTFEFDRGMLSLIGIHIEEGDPFAGVTLKDSASLNKNRDFVIVAVLRDGQTIIPDGDTRLEVNDYVYFIAEPTGVDAVFSLKGGTKKRIKDIMILGGSRTGLHAARKLSERTNKYRVKLVEKDKEKCFLLADQLPEVLVINGDSNDVSLLKEEGLEEMDAFIAVTGNSETNIISCLLAKNNNVQKTIALVENMDYIHLSQAIGVDTMINKKLIAANFICRYLRRGNVLTVTSVHGVDAEVMEFEVRENSAICFQKVRDLDFPEGAIIGGVIRNTRGFTTMGNFEFNPKDHVVVLCKPEAIRVVERFFK is encoded by the coding sequence ATGCATATAGTTATCGCTGGCGCAGGGGAGGTCGGCTTCCATTTAGCGAAGCAATTGGCCCACGAGCAAAAAGATATTGTCATTATTGACACAGACAAGGAGAGGTTGCAGTATGTCTCTAATCAGTTGGATGTTGCCACGATCGAGGGGAACTCCATTTATTATGATGTACTCAAGGATGCGGAAGTGGCGAAGGCAGATTTGCTGATTGCTGTTACGCCTGCGGAGGAAACCAACCTGGCCACCTGTATGATTGGAAAAAAACTGGGAGCACAGCGAACGGTTGCACGCATCAACAATGTGGATTTCCTGAGCCATAGGCAACGCGAAGATTTACGCTCCCTGGGGATAGATGAGCTTATTTCGCCAGAATCTTTGGCTGCTCGGGAGATTAAGCGCCTGTTGCGCGAGGCCGCCCTGACGGACACTTTTGAGTTCGACAGAGGAATGCTTTCCCTGATCGGTATACATATCGAAGAGGGTGATCCTTTTGCAGGGGTAACCCTGAAAGATTCCGCCTCACTGAATAAAAACCGTGACTTTGTAATTGTGGCCGTCTTGCGAGATGGGCAAACGATTATTCCTGATGGGGATACCCGCCTTGAAGTAAACGATTATGTCTATTTTATTGCAGAACCAACAGGAGTCGATGCGGTCTTTTCACTGAAGGGTGGAACGAAAAAACGAATCAAAGATATTATGATTCTTGGCGGGAGCCGTACGGGCTTACATGCCGCACGGAAACTTTCGGAGCGCACCAACAAATACCGGGTGAAGCTGGTGGAAAAAGACAAAGAGAAGTGTTTTTTACTGGCTGATCAGTTGCCTGAAGTTTTGGTAATTAATGGAGATTCCAATGATGTTTCCTTGCTGAAAGAGGAAGGCCTGGAGGAAATGGACGCCTTCATTGCTGTTACAGGAAACTCTGAAACCAACATTATTTCCTGCCTGTTGGCGAAAAACAACAATGTACAGAAAACCATCGCTTTGGTAGAAAATATGGACTATATACACCTTTCGCAGGCGATTGGTGTAGATACCATGATCAATAAAAAATTGATTGCCGCAAACTTTATTTGCCGCTACTTGCGCCGTGGAAATGTACTCACTGTAACGAGTGTGCATGGAGTAGATGCTGAGGTAATGGAATTTGAAGTACGCGAAAATTCAGCGATATGCTTTCAGAAAGTGCGTGACCTTGATTTTCCTGAAGGTGCAATTATTGGTGGGGTAATTCGGAATACTCGTGGTTTTACCACTATGGGTAATTTTGAGTTCAACCCGAAGGATCACGTGGTTGTATTGTGTAAGCCAGAAGCAATTCGGGTGGTAGAAAGATTTTTTAAGTAA
- a CDS encoding RNA polymerase sigma factor: MTALEFSYNLDKLSTSLRPFAMRLTKDSEAANDLLQETVLKAYTNREKFTEGTNLKAWLYTIMKNTFITNYQRMVRRNTFIDTTDNLHYINSSGNITENMAYSSFAMRDIKEAIGKLDENYRLPFLMHFRGFKYYEIAEKLNIPIGTVKNRIHIARKDLKSMLKNYQGKL; the protein is encoded by the coding sequence ATGACAGCGTTAGAATTTAGCTACAATCTTGACAAGTTATCCACTTCGTTAAGACCGTTTGCTATGAGATTGACTAAGGATTCAGAGGCGGCGAATGACCTGTTACAGGAAACTGTGCTAAAAGCATATACCAATAGGGAGAAGTTTACTGAGGGGACAAATTTGAAAGCGTGGCTTTACACGATCATGAAAAACACTTTCATCACCAATTATCAAAGAATGGTGAGAAGGAATACCTTTATTGATACCACAGATAATTTACATTACATTAACTCTTCTGGCAACATTACAGAGAACATGGCGTATTCAAGTTTCGCCATGCGGGATATCAAGGAAGCGATTGGCAAATTGGATGAAAATTACCGCTTGCCATTCTTAATGCACTTTCGAGGGTTTAAGTATTATGAAATTGCCGAAAAACTGAATATTCCTATTGGAACTGTAAAAAATAGAATACATATTGCTCGTAAGGACCTTAAATCAATGCTTAAAAATTATCAAGGCAAATTATAG
- a CDS encoding RHS repeat-associated core domain-containing protein: MSADYAMASGATFKSTTDQFKVNNLSYDKNKNIQKISRFDDKGDVMDDFTYHYSSRNQLARVAHGGLGDYGSFSYDEIGQLKQAIYKEWDGNVELTEQKLTLNPTFNLSGHMTRVDVQKGTNLFAVNYGYNVNGHRSFQANDDDNLKTYYVNDASGNVLAIYQQSNQGTPQLIEVPIYGSSRLGTAYAGNEDPVYEIRDHLGNVRSLVAWNKEAINSGGHASYYPFGYRMSTTDISYRYGYQGEFAEDDTNTHNWHTFQARMYDARIGRWISVDPARQFASGYVGMGNNPVMMVDPGGEAIITSMLIGVAISVATNGISNSFNGNNFWDGAGKAAIFGAIGGAASFGIGQMIVGIPATGAGSMSAFGKGTLQAFMHGHVGGVMNLAQGGEYIHGFASGAMGSAASSAIGGIKVNPKNIYWQKAGLIAAGGLVGGVSSEIAGGEFADGFRNGLISSGLNHAAHPLASKLDEKIEQGKENRNYNKLNGPDKIRYKLGTLGNYDAGEINQRLSEGGIIFGGIESLMQSTTFTSVKPIYGHVSPDKIVGVMRSTPKIIPIIGGIAKHGGLAVGVFSVAYDAVQLYNGNQTLGNFIYNTTGVGAAYAAGMVHPLLGVAVGAGFYLAPMAIEGYQNLMQEITYKTQRGYIDFNNGIRSGWVPRF, encoded by the coding sequence TTGTCGGCGGATTATGCCATGGCTTCAGGGGCCACATTTAAATCTACTACCGATCAGTTTAAGGTGAACAACTTATCTTATGATAAGAACAAAAACATCCAGAAAATTTCTCGATTTGATGATAAAGGGGACGTTATGGATGATTTTACTTATCACTATTCATCACGTAACCAATTAGCAAGGGTAGCTCATGGTGGTTTAGGTGATTATGGTAGTTTTAGCTATGATGAAATTGGTCAATTAAAACAGGCGATCTACAAAGAGTGGGATGGTAATGTCGAGCTTACGGAACAAAAACTAACATTAAATCCTACTTTTAATTTAAGTGGGCATATGACGAGGGTAGATGTCCAAAAAGGTACTAATCTGTTTGCAGTCAATTATGGATATAATGTCAATGGCCATCGATCCTTCCAGGCAAACGATGATGATAATTTAAAAACCTACTACGTAAATGATGCCTCAGGTAACGTCCTGGCCATTTATCAGCAAAGCAATCAAGGGACACCACAACTTATTGAAGTCCCCATCTACGGCAGCAGTCGATTAGGGACCGCTTACGCTGGGAACGAAGATCCTGTATATGAAATTCGTGATCATTTAGGGAATGTACGTTCATTGGTCGCTTGGAATAAAGAAGCAATCAATTCAGGTGGGCATGCCTCTTATTACCCCTTTGGCTATCGAATGAGTACCACCGATATCTCCTACCGTTATGGTTATCAGGGGGAATTTGCAGAAGATGATACGAATACCCATAATTGGCATACTTTCCAAGCCAGAATGTATGATGCCCGCATAGGGCGTTGGATATCCGTGGATCCTGCCCGTCAATTCGCCAGCGGATATGTGGGGATGGGGAATAATCCTGTGATGATGGTAGATCCTGGTGGGGAAGCGATCATTACTTCGATGTTGATTGGTGTAGCAATTAGTGTAGCAACCAATGGGATCTCAAATTCATTTAATGGGAATAACTTTTGGGACGGTGCAGGAAAGGCAGCCATTTTTGGGGCAATAGGTGGAGCTGCATCATTTGGAATAGGTCAAATGATAGTGGGTATTCCTGCAACAGGAGCAGGAAGTATGTCAGCATTTGGTAAGGGTACTCTTCAGGCATTTATGCATGGGCATGTAGGAGGAGTGATGAATTTAGCCCAAGGCGGGGAATACATCCATGGGTTTGCCTCTGGTGCTATGGGATCTGCGGCCTCAAGTGCTATTGGTGGTATAAAGGTAAATCCTAAGAATATTTATTGGCAAAAAGCAGGTTTAATCGCTGCAGGTGGTTTAGTAGGTGGAGTTAGTAGTGAAATAGCAGGTGGAGAATTTGCAGATGGCTTTAGGAATGGTTTAATTAGTTCGGGTTTGAATCATGCGGCGCATCCATTAGCCTCAAAACTTGATGAAAAGATTGAACAAGGAAAAGAAAATCGTAACTATAATAAATTAAATGGGCCAGATAAAATAAGATACAAATTAGGAACACTTGGAAATTATGATGCAGGAGAAATAAACCAGCGCTTATCAGAGGGAGGGATAATTTTTGGTGGTATTGAATCATTAATGCAAAGCACAACATTTACATCTGTCAAACCGATTTATGGTCACGTCTCACCAGATAAAATAGTGGGAGTTATGCGATCTACCCCGAAAATCATACCGATAATAGGGGGTATTGCAAAGCATGGAGGGTTAGCTGTTGGTGTATTTTCAGTAGCTTATGATGCGGTTCAGTTGTATAATGGAAATCAGACATTAGGTAATTTCATCTACAATACGACTGGAGTTGGGGCTGCATATGCTGCAGGTATGGTTCACCCACTTTTAGGAGTAGCGGTTGGCGCTGGCTTTTATCTTGCGCCTATGGCAATTGAAGGTTATCAAAATTTAATGCAAGAAATCACCTATAAAACTCAAAGAGGGTATATAGATTTTAATAATGGAATCCGTTCTGGATGGGTTCCCAGATTTTAA
- a CDS encoding phytoene desaturase family protein — MNSIKKKAVVIGAGFSGISVASSLAQKGYQVTVIEKNTQLGGRARQYHCSGFTFDMGPSWYWMPDIFENYFKQFGKKPSDYYELVRLDPSYTIVFDEKEHWPIPASTKELGEFLEKFEKGAAKQLDKFLEQAAYKYKVGINDFVNRPSLSVTEFIDFKILKGALSLDLLSSLASHVRKFFKHEKIIKLLEFPVLFLGATPQNTPALYSLMNYADLSLGTWYPQGGMYKIVEGMVSLAEELGVEFKTGETVSHIEVNDGKARGVTTDQGHYHADIVVGGADYEHIEQKLLPPQYRSYSRKYWEKRTMAPSALLFYIGLDKKLEGINHHMLFFDEDFNQHAKDIYTDPKWPSKPLFYMSAASVTDPSVAPEGKENLVLLIPVAPGLQDDEQTRTHYYDIIMARLERLIGQSVKKHVLFKKSYAITDFENDYNAFRGNAYGLANTLSQTAILKPKCRSKVVENLYFVGQLTVPGPGVPPSLISGTVVAKEIEKAYAPH; from the coding sequence ATGAACTCTATAAAAAAAAAGGCAGTCGTGATTGGTGCTGGATTCTCCGGAATTTCTGTCGCCAGTTCACTTGCACAAAAAGGGTATCAAGTAACTGTTATTGAAAAAAACACACAATTAGGAGGCAGAGCCCGGCAATACCATTGCTCGGGCTTTACTTTTGATATGGGACCAAGCTGGTACTGGATGCCTGACATTTTTGAAAATTATTTCAAGCAATTTGGAAAGAAGCCATCAGACTATTATGAGCTGGTCAGGCTCGACCCCTCATATACGATCGTCTTTGATGAAAAAGAGCACTGGCCCATTCCCGCTTCAACAAAAGAACTCGGTGAATTTTTAGAAAAGTTTGAAAAAGGCGCCGCAAAACAACTCGACAAATTCCTTGAGCAGGCCGCCTATAAATACAAAGTGGGAATTAATGATTTTGTGAATCGACCGTCCTTATCGGTGACTGAATTTATTGATTTCAAAATCTTAAAAGGAGCCTTGAGTCTTGACCTACTGTCGTCACTGGCAAGCCATGTACGGAAATTTTTTAAGCACGAGAAGATTATCAAGTTACTCGAATTTCCAGTGCTTTTTCTTGGCGCAACGCCGCAAAATACGCCTGCATTATACAGTCTGATGAATTATGCCGACCTATCATTAGGGACCTGGTACCCACAGGGGGGCATGTACAAGATTGTTGAGGGGATGGTGAGTTTAGCCGAAGAACTTGGTGTGGAATTTAAAACTGGCGAAACAGTTAGTCATATCGAGGTTAATGATGGCAAAGCCCGGGGTGTTACCACGGATCAGGGGCATTACCATGCTGATATAGTTGTTGGTGGTGCGGACTATGAACATATCGAGCAAAAGTTACTTCCGCCTCAGTACCGATCCTACAGCCGAAAATATTGGGAGAAGAGAACGATGGCTCCTTCAGCGCTGTTATTCTATATCGGTCTTGATAAAAAACTTGAAGGCATAAACCACCACATGCTGTTCTTTGATGAGGACTTTAATCAGCACGCTAAGGATATTTACACTGACCCAAAATGGCCCAGCAAGCCATTATTCTATATGAGTGCGGCATCGGTTACTGATCCTTCCGTTGCACCAGAAGGAAAGGAAAATTTGGTATTACTGATTCCGGTAGCCCCAGGGTTGCAGGATGATGAACAAACCCGCACCCATTATTATGACATCATCATGGCGCGCTTAGAACGTCTGATTGGACAATCAGTTAAAAAGCATGTGCTTTTCAAAAAATCATATGCAATTACTGATTTTGAAAATGACTACAACGCTTTCAGGGGAAATGCTTACGGTTTAGCCAATACCCTGAGCCAGACGGCAATATTGAAACCCAAATGCCGTTCAAAAGTAGTTGAAAATTTGTATTTTGTTGGACAACTCACTGTACCAGGGCCTGGTGTGCCCCCCTCATTAATTTCAGGGACAGTCGTTGCCAAAGAAATTGAAAAAGCCTACGCTCCCCATTAA
- a CDS encoding TrkH family potassium uptake protein, with product MRFHFKSIIHILGMLLIINSVFMLTALPFSIYFQDMQHWAILKAFAITMGAGSLAFFFTRQTERVVKKRDVYIVVTFGWILMALSATLPYLFSGAIHNLTDAFFECISGYTTTGASILKDIEAVAPSILYWRSLTQWIGGMGIIVLTVAILPLIGVGGMQLFVAEAPGISADKLRPRITDTAKRLWVIYIGLTLTETVLLRVFGMTWYDAFNHSLTTMATGGFSTKNASIAHFPNPLIQYTIIIFMFFAGTNFSMMYFGFQGQLKKVWNNDEFRAYFLSIVGLSTVFGLYVGYQLYGDIELGFRDVAFQLVSLITTTGFVSADYTSWAPFLTILCFILLFVGGSAGSTAGGIKTVRHLILAKNGWLDLKRQLHPSAVIPVRLNGKAVSGEITYTVLAFVIIFLITFVIGAMLLAMTGLDLMTAMGASATSLGNVGPGIGSVGPVDNFAWLPPMAKWICSSLMLLGRLELFTVLLLFTPFFWRGN from the coding sequence ATGAGATTTCATTTTAAATCGATTATCCATATTCTCGGCATGCTGTTGATCATCAACAGTGTTTTTATGCTGACAGCCCTACCGTTTTCAATCTATTTTCAGGATATGCAACATTGGGCGATCCTGAAAGCTTTTGCCATAACAATGGGAGCGGGCAGTCTGGCCTTTTTTTTTACACGTCAGACCGAACGGGTGGTCAAGAAGCGAGATGTTTATATTGTCGTAACTTTTGGCTGGATTCTGATGGCCTTATCAGCAACCCTGCCCTATTTATTCAGTGGCGCAATTCATAACCTCACCGATGCCTTTTTTGAATGTATATCGGGTTATACCACCACTGGGGCTTCTATATTGAAAGATATTGAAGCCGTGGCGCCCTCGATTCTGTATTGGCGAAGCCTGACGCAGTGGATCGGCGGCATGGGAATTATTGTACTGACTGTCGCAATCCTGCCTTTGATAGGCGTAGGGGGCATGCAGCTGTTTGTTGCAGAAGCCCCAGGGATTTCAGCAGATAAATTACGCCCACGAATCACCGATACCGCCAAACGCCTATGGGTGATTTATATTGGATTAACCCTGACAGAAACCGTGTTGCTGCGGGTGTTTGGCATGACCTGGTATGATGCGTTCAACCATAGCCTTACGACCATGGCCACTGGAGGATTCTCCACTAAAAATGCCTCTATCGCTCACTTTCCAAATCCTTTGATTCAATATACAATCATCATCTTTATGTTCTTCGCTGGAACCAATTTCTCGATGATGTATTTTGGCTTTCAGGGACAGCTGAAAAAGGTGTGGAATAACGACGAGTTTCGAGCGTACTTTTTATCTATCGTGGGATTGTCCACCGTTTTTGGGTTGTATGTAGGGTACCAGTTATACGGAGATATAGAACTGGGCTTCCGTGATGTGGCCTTCCAGTTGGTATCTTTAATCACCACCACTGGTTTTGTTTCTGCTGATTATACCAGTTGGGCACCCTTCCTGACGATCCTCTGTTTTATCCTATTGTTTGTCGGAGGTTCAGCAGGTTCCACCGCAGGGGGAATCAAGACTGTTCGGCATTTAATTTTGGCCAAAAATGGCTGGCTGGATTTAAAGCGCCAACTTCATCCCTCCGCCGTTATTCCTGTTCGGCTGAATGGCAAAGCGGTATCGGGTGAAATTACCTATACAGTCCTTGCCTTCGTAATTATTTTCCTGATCACCTTCGTGATCGGTGCGATGCTCCTGGCCATGACAGGCCTGGATCTGATGACTGCCATGGGAGCGAGCGCGACTTCTTTAGGGAATGTGGGGCCTGGAATTGGCAGTGTTGGTCCTGTCGATAATTTTGCCTGGTTACCACCGATGGCCAAGTGGATTTGTAGCTCACTGATGCTGTTGGGCCGACTGGAGTTGTTTACCGTTTTGCTGCTGTTTACTCCTTTCTTCTGGAGAGGGAATTAA
- a CDS encoding 4-hydroxy-3-methylbut-2-enyl diphosphate reductase: protein MKKLQVDIDQNSGFCFGVVYAIEMAEEILRDDGQLYCLGDIVHNDEEVARLQAMGLEIINHEQLQNIRSAKVLIRAHGEPPSTYRMALENELELIDASCPVVLKLQNRIKNAFDKKEKIYIYGKHGHAEVLGLIGQTNKEAVVFQSIEELNIEELPPQISLYSQTTKSTDSFYKILATLHEHGISVNANDTICRQVSNRDKELKKFAAQYDRIVFVSGTKSSNGKVLYNICKQQNESTHFVSHKSQIEAEWFSEGDSVGICGATSTPMWLMEEVQQHIQQL, encoded by the coding sequence ATGAAAAAGCTACAAGTAGATATCGATCAAAATTCTGGATTTTGCTTCGGCGTCGTTTATGCGATAGAAATGGCGGAAGAAATCCTTCGGGACGATGGGCAATTATATTGTTTAGGAGATATTGTTCATAACGATGAGGAAGTCGCTCGCCTACAGGCTATGGGCCTGGAAATCATTAACCATGAGCAGCTTCAGAACATCCGGTCAGCAAAAGTGCTGATTCGCGCCCACGGTGAGCCACCATCGACTTACCGCATGGCATTGGAAAATGAGCTGGAGCTTATTGATGCCTCCTGCCCAGTAGTACTGAAACTTCAGAACCGTATAAAAAATGCTTTCGACAAGAAGGAGAAGATTTACATTTACGGCAAGCATGGGCATGCTGAAGTATTGGGCTTAATTGGGCAAACGAACAAAGAGGCGGTCGTCTTTCAGTCAATCGAAGAACTGAATATCGAGGAGCTTCCTCCCCAGATCAGCCTGTACAGCCAAACTACAAAAAGCACCGATTCATTTTATAAAATTCTCGCCACACTCCACGAGCATGGCATCTCTGTTAATGCTAATGACACCATTTGCCGACAGGTCTCCAACCGAGACAAGGAGCTGAAGAAGTTTGCCGCGCAATATGACCGTATTGTTTTTGTGTCGGGCACGAAATCATCGAATGGTAAAGTGCTATACAATATCTGTAAACAGCAAAACGAATCCACTCATTTCGTCTCGCACAAGAGTCAAATTGAGGCAGAATGGTTTTCAGAAGGGGACAGTGTCGGTATTTGTGGGGCAACATCCACCCCAATGTGGCTTATGGAGGAGGTGCAACAACACATTCAACAACTATAA
- a CDS encoding beta-carotene hydroxylase: MQILINILLVIGAFLFMEGVAWFTHKYVMHGFLWSWHQDHHTVHQKNFEKNDLFAVVFSIPAIVMIVIGSEFPEVRFLLYLGIGITCYGVFYSIFHDIIVHRRIKFKYQFKSRYMKRIMKAHYVHHAVHSKEGAEAFGFLYAPKKYEKQGITKKEVHQASRTEAHTS; this comes from the coding sequence ATGCAGATTCTTATTAATATTCTGTTGGTCATTGGCGCCTTTCTTTTTATGGAAGGCGTTGCATGGTTCACCCACAAATATGTGATGCACGGTTTTCTATGGAGTTGGCATCAGGATCACCACACGGTGCATCAGAAAAATTTTGAGAAGAACGATCTTTTTGCCGTGGTCTTCAGCATTCCTGCCATTGTCATGATTGTGATTGGTTCGGAGTTCCCTGAGGTCAGATTCCTGTTATATCTCGGAATTGGGATAACCTGCTATGGGGTTTTCTACTCTATTTTCCACGACATCATTGTTCATCGGAGAATCAAGTTTAAATATCAGTTTAAATCCCGATACATGAAGCGTATTATGAAGGCGCATTACGTGCATCATGCGGTACATTCCAAAGAGGGTGCGGAAGCTTTCGGCTTTCTCTATGCGCCAAAAAAATATGAAAAACAGGGCATCACGAAAAAAGAAGTTCATCAGGCTTCCCGAACGGAGGCACATACTTCCTGA
- a CDS encoding phytoene/squalene synthase family protein: protein MMDLFTKTTFDCAKLITQAYSTSFTLGIKTLDKSLHEPIYAIYGFVRYADEIVDTFHQWDRAALLNRFEKDTFQSLEEGISLNPVLHAFQNVVNAYKIDHEYIKAFLYSMRMDLTETTYDQQKYETYIYGSAEVVGLMCLKVFCQHSNADFDHLKTAACKLGSAFQKVNFLRDMKSDHEERGRVYFPKVDYTQFNDHIKKSIETDIQSDFDQAYEGIVNLPDNARMGVYLAYVYYLQLFEKIKGASFQAVKSERIRIPNPTKLLLLTKTYFQFRLKTI, encoded by the coding sequence ATGATGGACCTATTTACCAAAACCACCTTTGATTGTGCCAAGCTGATCACTCAAGCTTACAGCACCTCTTTTACGCTTGGCATCAAAACCCTTGATAAATCTCTTCATGAGCCTATTTATGCAATTTATGGGTTTGTCAGGTATGCTGATGAAATTGTCGATACTTTTCACCAGTGGGATCGTGCCGCTTTGCTCAACCGCTTTGAAAAAGACACCTTTCAGTCCCTTGAAGAGGGCATCAGCCTTAACCCGGTATTGCATGCTTTTCAGAATGTCGTCAATGCCTACAAAATTGACCACGAGTACATCAAGGCTTTTTTGTACAGCATGAGGATGGACCTTACCGAGACGACTTACGATCAGCAAAAGTATGAAACCTATATTTATGGTTCTGCTGAAGTTGTTGGCTTGATGTGCCTGAAAGTTTTCTGTCAGCATTCGAATGCCGACTTCGATCATTTGAAAACCGCCGCCTGTAAATTGGGCAGTGCTTTTCAAAAAGTGAATTTTCTGCGCGATATGAAAAGTGACCATGAAGAGCGAGGGCGGGTCTATTTCCCAAAGGTTGATTATACGCAGTTCAATGACCATATCAAGAAAAGTATAGAGACGGATATACAGTCGGATTTTGACCAGGCTTATGAAGGCATTGTCAATCTTCCTGACAACGCACGGATGGGAGTTTACCTTGCTTATGTCTATTACCTTCAGCTTTTTGAGAAAATCAAAGGCGCCTCTTTTCAGGCCGTAAAGAGTGAGCGTATCAGGATCCCAAACCCTACGAAGCTCTTACTGCTGACTAAAACCTATTTTCAGTTTCGATTAAAAACCATTTGA